The nucleotide window CCGCCGACCATCGACGAAATCGTTCCGGTAGCCTCGACGTAATCGTGGTACGCGGACAGATACACGTGCACTATCACGAAGACGGCAAAGAACCACATCGCCATATGATGCCAGAGCCTGACGATGTGATCGCCACCGAATAGCGGGATCACCCACGCGAATAAATCCACGAACCAGTTCGAACTCATCGCCGAATACATTCCGAGGCCTGTGAAGACCTGAAACAAGAATGCACCGAAAGCGATCGTGTACGAGAGACCAGCCAGCGGATTATGACCGATCGCCGACGAGACCCCGCGCCAGATCTGCACGATATCGCAACGGAGAACGGTCATCACTTCCTTCCACTGCTCACGTCGGACAGGAAGGAAATTCTTGTACCGTACGTACTCGTTGCCCACAAAGCCCCAGTAGATGCGGAGAATGGCAACCGATATCCATATCCAGGCAGTGAGGAAATGAATAAAGCGTACCGTTCCGAACCAGTACAACTGGGATGCTTCCGCCGAGCTCTGC belongs to Rhodothermales bacterium and includes:
- the cybH gene encoding Ni/Fe-hydrogenase, b-type cytochrome subunit, which produces MAVVRHVATPGRPDQLRYYVYVWEFPVRLFHWMNALCVVVLAITGYLIGNPIAVQSSAEASQLYWFGTVRFIHFLTAWIWISVAILRIYWGFVGNEYVRYKNFLPVRREQWKEVMTVLRCDIVQIWRGVSSAIGHNPLAGLSYTIAFGAFLFQVFTGLGMYSAMSSNWFVDLFAWVIPLFGGDHIVRLWHHMAMWFFAVFVIVHVYLSAYHDYVEATGTISSMVGGWKFIQRPAPPESLRPLPEAEEAIKEVIEKLPRSDAD